From the genome of Triticum aestivum cultivar Chinese Spring chromosome 3B, IWGSC CS RefSeq v2.1, whole genome shotgun sequence, one region includes:
- the LOC123072118 gene encoding uncharacterized protein isoform X2, producing the protein MGCQTISPNDLELMMSDKHEAKKPGAIEFKLLHEITNNFSDEIGRGGYAKVYKGLLGNGMAVAVKKLSNPHFRDDKFFLREIECLMKGKKHRNIVRYLGYCCDTVGEIETYEEKNVIGERLKRLICFEYVPEGNLRSHINDASCGLEWRERYKIIKGICEGLNYLHTKGITHRDLKPENILMDNMMVPKIADFGLSSGYAPPEFDGRKVTRNFDIYSLGVIIMEIVTGERGHHKPEAVLESWSNRLETSMEEDQVRVCIEIAVESTQFEPEKRPVKAQDIIDRLVATELLNVYLFKLGLPTEPNTDKQLVFRLTNKSRESWQYFASIPLYVIVPSRSTYTLVVTEKQQDMLPEEIDYDLIQQSSISEDKNIHAFRDQLYLKKYDQFYEDTGNDVHEVKLKTTFATSEHANPAKNGQIISMKNTHGVLCCLDAQATEPWIVTGHQHGDVCIWNYYPQRGMDSFNIWKESVMHSYSSSNKVHSVKVILRKEKTWFVAATSDGVIHVYDYNNKMEEVSSFRAASDSFITSMAVHPTSSYLLSSAHRAVKLWDWDNGWKECEPSFNQEHSASIRQVAFNPKNTNIFATASDDHTIKVWSIGSPESKYTLSGHLGKVNCLDFFRCDGSGTQYLITGSDDRTAKIWNMEKAACVDTIMEACVHTMEAFMSPVNSVLALRDPLYLIAGSKDGSVHIFSVEKEVSVHILSSTNFRLERIVNFGSSGAIWGLGNLMGPSKRIVIGQEYAISIMDMEMCKH; encoded by the exons ATGGGCTGCCAAACTATTTCCCCAAACGACCTGGAGCTTATGATGTCGGATAAACATGAAGCCAAAAAACCTGGGGCTATCGAGTTTAAACTTCTTCACGAGATCACAAATAATTTCTCTGATGAAATTGGACGTGGTGGATATGCCAAGGTTTATAAG GGACTCCTTGGAAACGGCATGGCCGTTGCCGTGAAGAAGCTGTCCAATCCGCATTTTCGCGACGATAAATTCTTCCTTCGGGAGATTGAATGTCTTATGAAGGGGAAGAAGCACAGGAATATAGTACGATATTTGGGATATTGTTGTGATACCGTGGGAGAAATAGAAACATATGAAGAAAAAAATGTCATAGGGGAAAGGCTAAAAAGATTGATCTGCTTTGAGTATGTACCAGAAGGGAATCTCCGTAGCCATATCAATG ATGCATCTTGTGGACTTGAATGGAGAGAACGTTATAAAATAATAAAAGGAATCTGCGAGGGTTTGAATTACCTTCACACCAAAGGTATTACTCACCGGGATCTTAAGCCGGAAAATATACTCATGGATAATATGATGGTGCCGAAAATAGCCGACTTTGGTCTATCAAG CGGATATGCGCCGCCAGAATTCGATGGCCGGAAAGTCACACGAAACTTTGATATATATAGTCTTGGTGTTATAATCATGGAGATCGTGACTGGAGAGAGGGGGCATCACAAGCCAGAGGCA GTACTTGAAAGTTGGAGTAATAGGCTTGAGACATCAATGGAAGAAGATCAAGTACGTGTATGTATCGAGATAGCAGTAGAGTCCACACAATTCGAACCAGAGAAGAGACCAGTTAAAGCACAGGATATAATTGATAGGCTTGTTGCAACG GAGCTCCTTAACGTCTACCTTTTCAAGCTTGGGTTACCCACCGAACCCAATACAGATAAACAGTTGGTGTTTAGGCTTACGAATAAGAGCAGGGAGTCCTGGCAGTACTTTGCAAGTATTCCGCTCTACGTCATCGTGCCTTCCAGGTCGACTTACACCCTCGTTGTCACAGAAAAACAacaggatatgctacctgaagaaATAGACTATGATCTGATCCAACAGAGCAGTATATCAGAAGACAAAAATATCCATGCTTTCAGAGACCAATTATACCTGAAGAAGTATGACCAATTTTATGAGGACACGGGGAATGATGTGCATGAGGTGAAACTGAAAACTACTTTTGCAACATCTGAG CACGCAAATCCTGCAAAG AATGGACAGATAATATCCATGAAGAATACTCATGGCGTTCTGTGTTGCCTAGACGCACAAGCCACAGAGCCATG GATTGTAACAGGTCATCAGCACGGAGATGTTTGCATATGGAACTATTACCCGCAG AGAGGAATGGATTCGTTCAATATCTGGAAGGAGTCGGTTATGCATTCTTACTCGTCATCGAATAAAG TTCATTCCGTTAAAGTTATCTTAAGAAAGGAAAAGACATGGTTTGTGGCTGCGACATCGGATGGTGTGATCCATGTATACGATTACAACAACAAAATGGAAGAAGTGTCAAGTTTCAGAGCCGCCAGTGATTCCTTCATCACTTCAATGGCCGTACATCCAACCAGTTCGTATCTATTGTCATCGGCACATCGTGCTGTAAAGCTCTGGGACTGGGACAATGGCTGGAAGGAGTGCGAACCATCATTCAACCAGGAACACTCTGCTAGTATACGTCAAGTCGCATTTAACCCAAAGAATACCAACATTTTTGCAACTGCTTCAGATGATCACACCATAAAG GTTTGGAGCATTGGCTCTCCCGAATCCAAGTATACTTTGTCAGGGCATCTGGGCAAAGTGAACTGCCTCGATTTCTTCAGATGTGATGGTAGTGGTACACAGTATTTGATTACTGGCTCTGACGATCGCACAGCTAAG ATCTGGAACATGGAGAAGGCGGCTTGTGTTGACACAATAATGGAAGCTTGTGTTCATACAATGGAAGCTTTCATGTCTCCAGTAAATTCCGTCCTTGCACTTCGCGACCCTCTGTATCTTATTGCAGGATCAAAAGATGGATCTGTTCATATCTTTTCTGTCGAAAAGGAGGTTTCTGTTCATATCTTGAGCTCGACTAATTTCAG GCTTGAGAGGATTGTTAATTTTGGTTCTAGCGGAGCTATCTGGGGTCTCGGAAATTTGATGGGTCCGTCAAAAAG
- the LOC123072118 gene encoding uncharacterized protein isoform X1, with product MGCQTISPNDLELMMSDKHEAKKPGAIEFKLLHEITNNFSDEIGRGGYAKVYKGLLGNGMAVAVKKLSNPHFRDDKFFLREIECLMKGKKHRNIVRYLGYCCDTVGEIETYEEKNVIGERLKRLICFEYVPEGNLRSHINDASCGLEWRERYKIIKGICEGLNYLHTKGITHRDLKPENILMDNMMVPKIADFGLSRYSKDEQTHASTTNHVVTFGYAPPEFDGRKVTRNFDIYSLGVIIMEIVTGERGHHKPEAVLESWSNRLETSMEEDQVRVCIEIAVESTQFEPEKRPVKAQDIIDRLVATELLNVYLFKLGLPTEPNTDKQLVFRLTNKSRESWQYFASIPLYVIVPSRSTYTLVVTEKQQDMLPEEIDYDLIQQSSISEDKNIHAFRDQLYLKKYDQFYEDTGNDVHEVKLKTTFATSEHANPAKNGQIISMKNTHGVLCCLDAQATEPWIVTGHQHGDVCIWNYYPQRGMDSFNIWKESVMHSYSSSNKVHSVKVILRKEKTWFVAATSDGVIHVYDYNNKMEEVSSFRAASDSFITSMAVHPTSSYLLSSAHRAVKLWDWDNGWKECEPSFNQEHSASIRQVAFNPKNTNIFATASDDHTIKVWSIGSPESKYTLSGHLGKVNCLDFFRCDGSGTQYLITGSDDRTAKIWNMEKAACVDTIMEACVHTMEAFMSPVNSVLALRDPLYLIAGSKDGSVHIFSVEKEVSVHILSSTNFRLERIVNFGSSGAIWGLGNLMGPSKRIVIGQEYAISIMDMEMCKH from the exons ATGGGCTGCCAAACTATTTCCCCAAACGACCTGGAGCTTATGATGTCGGATAAACATGAAGCCAAAAAACCTGGGGCTATCGAGTTTAAACTTCTTCACGAGATCACAAATAATTTCTCTGATGAAATTGGACGTGGTGGATATGCCAAGGTTTATAAG GGACTCCTTGGAAACGGCATGGCCGTTGCCGTGAAGAAGCTGTCCAATCCGCATTTTCGCGACGATAAATTCTTCCTTCGGGAGATTGAATGTCTTATGAAGGGGAAGAAGCACAGGAATATAGTACGATATTTGGGATATTGTTGTGATACCGTGGGAGAAATAGAAACATATGAAGAAAAAAATGTCATAGGGGAAAGGCTAAAAAGATTGATCTGCTTTGAGTATGTACCAGAAGGGAATCTCCGTAGCCATATCAATG ATGCATCTTGTGGACTTGAATGGAGAGAACGTTATAAAATAATAAAAGGAATCTGCGAGGGTTTGAATTACCTTCACACCAAAGGTATTACTCACCGGGATCTTAAGCCGGAAAATATACTCATGGATAATATGATGGTGCCGAAAATAGCCGACTTTGGTCTATCAAGGTACTCTAAGGATGAACAAACCCATGCTAGTACTACAAATCATGTTGTAACCTT CGGATATGCGCCGCCAGAATTCGATGGCCGGAAAGTCACACGAAACTTTGATATATATAGTCTTGGTGTTATAATCATGGAGATCGTGACTGGAGAGAGGGGGCATCACAAGCCAGAGGCA GTACTTGAAAGTTGGAGTAATAGGCTTGAGACATCAATGGAAGAAGATCAAGTACGTGTATGTATCGAGATAGCAGTAGAGTCCACACAATTCGAACCAGAGAAGAGACCAGTTAAAGCACAGGATATAATTGATAGGCTTGTTGCAACG GAGCTCCTTAACGTCTACCTTTTCAAGCTTGGGTTACCCACCGAACCCAATACAGATAAACAGTTGGTGTTTAGGCTTACGAATAAGAGCAGGGAGTCCTGGCAGTACTTTGCAAGTATTCCGCTCTACGTCATCGTGCCTTCCAGGTCGACTTACACCCTCGTTGTCACAGAAAAACAacaggatatgctacctgaagaaATAGACTATGATCTGATCCAACAGAGCAGTATATCAGAAGACAAAAATATCCATGCTTTCAGAGACCAATTATACCTGAAGAAGTATGACCAATTTTATGAGGACACGGGGAATGATGTGCATGAGGTGAAACTGAAAACTACTTTTGCAACATCTGAG CACGCAAATCCTGCAAAG AATGGACAGATAATATCCATGAAGAATACTCATGGCGTTCTGTGTTGCCTAGACGCACAAGCCACAGAGCCATG GATTGTAACAGGTCATCAGCACGGAGATGTTTGCATATGGAACTATTACCCGCAG AGAGGAATGGATTCGTTCAATATCTGGAAGGAGTCGGTTATGCATTCTTACTCGTCATCGAATAAAG TTCATTCCGTTAAAGTTATCTTAAGAAAGGAAAAGACATGGTTTGTGGCTGCGACATCGGATGGTGTGATCCATGTATACGATTACAACAACAAAATGGAAGAAGTGTCAAGTTTCAGAGCCGCCAGTGATTCCTTCATCACTTCAATGGCCGTACATCCAACCAGTTCGTATCTATTGTCATCGGCACATCGTGCTGTAAAGCTCTGGGACTGGGACAATGGCTGGAAGGAGTGCGAACCATCATTCAACCAGGAACACTCTGCTAGTATACGTCAAGTCGCATTTAACCCAAAGAATACCAACATTTTTGCAACTGCTTCAGATGATCACACCATAAAG GTTTGGAGCATTGGCTCTCCCGAATCCAAGTATACTTTGTCAGGGCATCTGGGCAAAGTGAACTGCCTCGATTTCTTCAGATGTGATGGTAGTGGTACACAGTATTTGATTACTGGCTCTGACGATCGCACAGCTAAG ATCTGGAACATGGAGAAGGCGGCTTGTGTTGACACAATAATGGAAGCTTGTGTTCATACAATGGAAGCTTTCATGTCTCCAGTAAATTCCGTCCTTGCACTTCGCGACCCTCTGTATCTTATTGCAGGATCAAAAGATGGATCTGTTCATATCTTTTCTGTCGAAAAGGAGGTTTCTGTTCATATCTTGAGCTCGACTAATTTCAG GCTTGAGAGGATTGTTAATTTTGGTTCTAGCGGAGCTATCTGGGGTCTCGGAAATTTGATGGGTCCGTCAAAAAG
- the LOC123072118 gene encoding putative coatomer subunit beta'-3 isoform X3 → MEIVTGERGHHKPEAVLESWSNRLETSMEEDQVRVCIEIAVESTQFEPEKRPVKAQDIIDRLVATELLNVYLFKLGLPTEPNTDKQLVFRLTNKSRESWQYFASIPLYVIVPSRSTYTLVVTEKQQDMLPEEIDYDLIQQSSISEDKNIHAFRDQLYLKKYDQFYEDTGNDVHEVKLKTTFATSEHANPAKNGQIISMKNTHGVLCCLDAQATEPWIVTGHQHGDVCIWNYYPQRGMDSFNIWKESVMHSYSSSNKVHSVKVILRKEKTWFVAATSDGVIHVYDYNNKMEEVSSFRAASDSFITSMAVHPTSSYLLSSAHRAVKLWDWDNGWKECEPSFNQEHSASIRQVAFNPKNTNIFATASDDHTIKVWSIGSPESKYTLSGHLGKVNCLDFFRCDGSGTQYLITGSDDRTAKIWNMEKAACVDTIMEACVHTMEAFMSPVNSVLALRDPLYLIAGSKDGSVHIFSVEKEVSVHILSSTNFRLERIVNFGSSGAIWGLGNLMGPSKRIVIGQEYAISIMDMEMCKH, encoded by the exons ATGGAGATCGTGACTGGAGAGAGGGGGCATCACAAGCCAGAGGCA GTACTTGAAAGTTGGAGTAATAGGCTTGAGACATCAATGGAAGAAGATCAAGTACGTGTATGTATCGAGATAGCAGTAGAGTCCACACAATTCGAACCAGAGAAGAGACCAGTTAAAGCACAGGATATAATTGATAGGCTTGTTGCAACG GAGCTCCTTAACGTCTACCTTTTCAAGCTTGGGTTACCCACCGAACCCAATACAGATAAACAGTTGGTGTTTAGGCTTACGAATAAGAGCAGGGAGTCCTGGCAGTACTTTGCAAGTATTCCGCTCTACGTCATCGTGCCTTCCAGGTCGACTTACACCCTCGTTGTCACAGAAAAACAacaggatatgctacctgaagaaATAGACTATGATCTGATCCAACAGAGCAGTATATCAGAAGACAAAAATATCCATGCTTTCAGAGACCAATTATACCTGAAGAAGTATGACCAATTTTATGAGGACACGGGGAATGATGTGCATGAGGTGAAACTGAAAACTACTTTTGCAACATCTGAG CACGCAAATCCTGCAAAG AATGGACAGATAATATCCATGAAGAATACTCATGGCGTTCTGTGTTGCCTAGACGCACAAGCCACAGAGCCATG GATTGTAACAGGTCATCAGCACGGAGATGTTTGCATATGGAACTATTACCCGCAG AGAGGAATGGATTCGTTCAATATCTGGAAGGAGTCGGTTATGCATTCTTACTCGTCATCGAATAAAG TTCATTCCGTTAAAGTTATCTTAAGAAAGGAAAAGACATGGTTTGTGGCTGCGACATCGGATGGTGTGATCCATGTATACGATTACAACAACAAAATGGAAGAAGTGTCAAGTTTCAGAGCCGCCAGTGATTCCTTCATCACTTCAATGGCCGTACATCCAACCAGTTCGTATCTATTGTCATCGGCACATCGTGCTGTAAAGCTCTGGGACTGGGACAATGGCTGGAAGGAGTGCGAACCATCATTCAACCAGGAACACTCTGCTAGTATACGTCAAGTCGCATTTAACCCAAAGAATACCAACATTTTTGCAACTGCTTCAGATGATCACACCATAAAG GTTTGGAGCATTGGCTCTCCCGAATCCAAGTATACTTTGTCAGGGCATCTGGGCAAAGTGAACTGCCTCGATTTCTTCAGATGTGATGGTAGTGGTACACAGTATTTGATTACTGGCTCTGACGATCGCACAGCTAAG ATCTGGAACATGGAGAAGGCGGCTTGTGTTGACACAATAATGGAAGCTTGTGTTCATACAATGGAAGCTTTCATGTCTCCAGTAAATTCCGTCCTTGCACTTCGCGACCCTCTGTATCTTATTGCAGGATCAAAAGATGGATCTGTTCATATCTTTTCTGTCGAAAAGGAGGTTTCTGTTCATATCTTGAGCTCGACTAATTTCAG GCTTGAGAGGATTGTTAATTTTGGTTCTAGCGGAGCTATCTGGGGTCTCGGAAATTTGATGGGTCCGTCAAAAAG